The following nucleotide sequence is from Streptomyces xiamenensis.
GATCCGTGCGGTGATGGCCTGAACGTCGATGTCCAGTGCCTTGGCCTCGTACTCCGTGGTGCTCACAGCGTCTCCCATCTTGTGCTTCTCTGCGCGGGGGAGCCCTGTTCTGGGTTTACGGGGATCGTGCACAGGCTCCCAGCGCCGCCTACCGGCTGACTGCGAGTCCTTCTTGTCGCCGCCGCTGGGAGCTGGGTCGCAATCGTGCTTGCAGCCTCGGTCTCCGGCGCCGGCATGCGAAAGACGTCGTTCAGTTGTCGGGGGACGGCAGAACGAAACCCCCTCGTTCCTGGAAGTCGGGCCTACGTGCCTAGTACGCGTCAATCGCCGGCGCCGTCATCTGGTGGGATCTCCGTTCCCTTCTCGCCATTGGTTGGGATGACGAATCCCCGCTTCGGGCCAGGGGCGGGTTCTTCATCGGGAAACGTGGCCGCCAGAGCAGCCAGGGCGTCAGCGGTTACATCGCAGCGCGTCGCGTGGTCGGTTCTGTTGTACACGCGCCAGGCGACGGCGGGATTATTCGGATCTTCCGGGGCTACTACGCCGGGAATGTTGAGCTGCCGCAATACGGCCTGCACTCGACGGGCCTGCTGCGCGTCCATGCGATCTCCTTCCAGTATGGAGGTGAGCAGACTACTGGCTGCTTCCCCCGTCGCCTCCTGAGCAATGCGATGCGCAATTGCCCGGGTTGATCGGCCCGCATCCCCCGGGCTTCGGCGTGTGGGAACACTGGGCCGCTGTCGGAATCAGAGGTGCGGTCGGTCCCGTCCACAATTCCGTGTCCACGCTGTGCCCGGCGCGTTCGATGATGGTCACCGTGTGGACGAGTGCGCGTCGGTCGTGGCGCTCGGCGTCAGGGCGCTCGGGCCAGTGGTGAACGAATCGCCCGAGGTTCGCGCAGAGCTTCTTGTACAAGTTGGTGTGCAGAATCAGGGCATGCCATCCCTCGTCCACCACATTGGAGGGCGTGATTCTGTCGTTCGGGAACTGCGCTGCGGCTTCCACGAACTTGAGCGCTTCCGTGACGATCCTCTCGGCTGTACGTTTCTCCATGCCGGGGTTGTTGTCGATGACGGTGGCGACGACTCCCGTGAACGCGGCGGGGGTGAGTAACGCTCGTACGCCGTGCATGGTGTCTTCCTCCCTGTTGTGGCACGTCATGCCCCTCCAGGCGGAACAACCGATCACGCATTCTCCGCCGGGGGTTACGGTCCCTGGAATGGGGCCGCCTCTGTAGCCATGATCCGCCTTGCGTTCCGGAAGAGACAGGAATATTCACGTTCTTGGGTAATTATCACGACCGGTATTCCTCCGCCCACTGGCTCAGCATATTCCGAGCTTCGTCGCCGAAGAGCCCTTGCCTCTCGAACAGCTCAAAAATGTTCAGATGTTCGGCAATGTCACGAGGGTCTTGAAAGACGATTCTTCCGGTGAGATTCTCGACCGTCGCCAGTCGCCGGTCATAGACCGTGAAGGTGTTCAAAGGGCCACGGCTCACTGGTGAGCCGAAGGGTATGACGCCGATGCGCACATTGGGAAGTCGCGACAGCGATACGATGCGGTCGATCTGCACAGCTATCGCGAGACGCGGAACAATCGACCATCGGATCGCCTGTTCGGTCAGCAAGAAGGTGAATCGTTTGGTCGAGTCGTAGAGCACTGCCTGCCGTTCAAGCTTCTTCGCGACCGTTTTGGCGGCGTCCACGGGAGCGTGTTCAAGGCTCGCCCTGATGTACTCGGGCGTCGCCAACAGGCCCGTCACCATGGCAGGCAGGAAGTAGCGGAGTTCTGTGGCCTCTGTCTCCAGTACCGCCAGCTCCCCTTGTCGTCTCTCCAACCCCCTGCGCCAAGAGGCACGGTTGCTCTGCCATTCCGTGTTGGCGAGGCGTGCGAGTGCGGTGACCTCCGCCACGATCTCTTGGGGCGCTGAGAGAGCCCCAAGGATCAACTCAACATCGACAAGTCCAGGAGTAGCCCGAGCGGTTTCGATGTTGCTGAGCTTGGTTTGTGACATGTTGCAGCGCCGAGCCAGCCAGACCTGCGTCCGGCCGGCTCGCTTGCGCATCGTGCGAAGGGTTTCCGCCAGATCAGCCTTTGACTGTCCGAGCTGCGCGGGTTCAAACGCCAAGGACCTTCACGTACTCCTTGAAGGGCACGGCATGTTCCAGGGCGATACGTTTCCACTCGCGATAGGGGGCCGGATCGCCCTCGTATGTCTCGCGGTTGATCTGTGTTCCGTCCGGGCGGAAGTTGAGCTGGGCGATGCGTGTTCCGTCGAACATCCACCAGTCCTGGCCGGAGAGCGGCAGGCCGTAGTCCTCCGCAGTCACGTCCAGCACGCGGATGTCCTCGCCGGCCGCGATGTTGCCGGGGATGCCCCATGCGAACTGGTATCGCTGGTAGTCGGTGAGCGGCTGGCGCACGATGCGGACTCTCCCGATGCGTCGGCCGGATGAGATGTAGCCCTGTACCCGTTCGTGCCACCGCGCATTGTGCTCATGGGGCTTGGGCTCGCCCCGCAGGAAACGGGCAACGTTCTCCTGCTCTTTGGGCATGGTGTACGTGGGCTGTGCCTCGAACCGCCACGCCTCTTGATCGAACGCGTCGAAGTACTTCTCCCAATCCTCACCATCCAAGTGCACGGACGGCCTCCCTCAGCACGTGCTCGGGGACCTCGACCAGGCTCTCACCAGCAGGAGTGGTGAAGGCGCTGGAAACGTCGCCCTGGATGAGAAATGAACCACTCTGAGTCCGATAGACATTCGGACAGTCGTTGCTGTCACAAGGTGTGTCGTCGCCGTTCCCGCTGCCGCTACCTGTCAGGCGGATTAGCCCTTCACGTGCCATGCGTCCTCCTTGCGAGGCCGAGACGTTGCTCCCGGTCACAAGAAAGGTAGGTCGACCGGAGACGCCGGGTCCACCGCACCTTACGCATATTCGCGTTGTCGGGTAGATCCCGTCAGCCCCTGAGGCTGGTGAGGAACGTGGTCCAGGCGGCGGTGGGGATCAGGAGAATCTGATGGGGCTGTTTGCTGTCCCGGACCGGGACCGTGCCGGGAAAGCCGTCGGCGACCTCGACGCAGGCGCCGTTGGCCTGGCTCCTGCGCGAGGCCCTCCATATGGCGTCGTCGAGATCGGCGCTCTGCCCCTCTTGGGTACTCATAGTTCCCTCATCCTGTCTCGGATCAACCCAAGTGTCTGCGGCACACTGGCCGCGTTGGCCCGGAGATTATCGAACACGACCTGGTACGCCTGCGGATCGCCGCTATAAGGGTCGTCATTGGCTTCGGCGTACACCACGTCCGGATCCTCTTGATGAGTGAACCGCAGGATGATGAACGGTCCCACCAGTGTCCCCGGATGGGCGCCGATGGAGAAGGGGATGGCCTGCAACAGAACGTTGGGGCTGTCGGCCATGTCGAGGAGGTGGGCGAGTTGGGCGCGCATGACCTCGGGACCGCCCACCAGGCGGCACAGCGCGGATTCGTCCAGAACGGCGCGAAGCTGGATGGGGTTGTGCTGCGTGAGCAACTGTTGCCGCTGCATGCGGACATCGAGACGCTGTTCCAGTGCCTCGTCGGTGAGCCCGGGGCCGGTCGCGCGGTTGATGGCTTCGGCGTACTGGCTGGTCTGGAGGAGTCCGGGGATCACCGTTTCGTAGGTGAGGATGGTCTCCGCCTCAGCCTCCAGGCCGATGAAGGTGGTGTAGGGGATGTCGCTGTAGAGCTGCCACCATCCCTTCTTCCGGGCTTCCTTCGTGAGTATCGCCAGCTTCTCCCGCTGCGC
It contains:
- a CDS encoding glycine-rich domain-containing protein → MHGVRALLTPAAFTGVVATVIDNNPGMEKRTAERIVTEALKFVEAAAQFPNDRITPSNVVDEGWHALILHTNLYKKLCANLGRFVHHWPERPDAERHDRRALVHTVTIIERAGHSVDTELWTGPTAPLIPTAAQCSHTPKPGGCGPINPGNCASHCSGGDGGSSQ
- a CDS encoding helix-turn-helix domain-containing protein, with the translated sequence MAFEPAQLGQSKADLAETLRTMRKRAGRTQVWLARRCNMSQTKLSNIETARATPGLVDVELILGALSAPQEIVAEVTALARLANTEWQSNRASWRRGLERRQGELAVLETEATELRYFLPAMVTGLLATPEYIRASLEHAPVDAAKTVAKKLERQAVLYDSTKRFTFLLTEQAIRWSIVPRLAIAVQIDRIVSLSRLPNVRIGVIPFGSPVSRGPLNTFTVYDRRLATVENLTGRIVFQDPRDIAEHLNIFELFERQGLFGDEARNMLSQWAEEYRS
- a CDS encoding DUF6879 family protein produces the protein MHLDGEDWEKYFDAFDQEAWRFEAQPTYTMPKEQENVARFLRGEPKPHEHNARWHERVQGYISSGRRIGRVRIVRQPLTDYQRYQFAWGIPGNIAAGEDIRVLDVTAEDYGLPLSGQDWWMFDGTRIAQLNFRPDGTQINRETYEGDPAPYREWKRIALEHAVPFKEYVKVLGV
- a CDS encoding DUF397 domain-containing protein; the encoded protein is MSTQEGQSADLDDAIWRASRRSQANGACVEVADGFPGTVPVRDSKQPHQILLIPTAAWTTFLTSLRG
- a CDS encoding helix-turn-helix domain-containing protein, whose amino-acid sequence is MTTSSPVVRRRRLGLELKRLREGAGLKGNDAAKSLKWSASKLSRLEAGRSTPTPADVTKLLDLYQLNDEAQREKLAILTKEARKKGWWQLYSDIPYTTFIGLEAEAETILTYETVIPGLLQTSQYAEAINRATGPGLTDEALEQRLDVRMQRQQLLTQHNPIQLRAVLDESALCRLVGGPEVMRAQLAHLLDMADSPNVLLQAIPFSIGAHPGTLVGPFIILRFTHQEDPDVVYAEANDDPYSGDPQAYQVVFDNLRANAASVPQTLGLIRDRMREL